One window of the Candidatus Jettenia sp. genome contains the following:
- the aroF gene encoding 3-deoxy-7-phosphoheptulonate synthase, which translates to MIIVMKAESTKKDIDHVLDSVEKAGLKGVLLQGTNRNVIAIIGDERVVPKDFWDVLPGVEKSVPILAPYKLASKEGKDFKTIIHFNNGKKIGGDHIAVIAGPCAIESKEQIVEIAKRVRDAGATALRGGAFKPRSNPYTFQGLMEEGLVHLARAREASGLPIVTEVLTPEHVKLVSKYSDILQIGTRNMQNFLLLRAVGESGKPVILKRGMSATIEEFLLAAEYILAQNNPNVILCERGIRTFETHTRFTLSLSIVPQLKEMTHLPIIVDPSHGTGKRSLINPMSKGSIAVGADGLLIETHPEPEKSFVDGPQTITLESFDELMQELKPVAEAVGRKI; encoded by the coding sequence ATGATTATTGTAATGAAGGCTGAATCTACAAAAAAGGATATCGATCACGTTCTCGATAGTGTAGAAAAGGCCGGCTTAAAAGGGGTCCTCTTACAAGGAACAAATCGGAATGTAATTGCGATTATTGGGGATGAACGGGTTGTACCGAAAGATTTTTGGGATGTTTTGCCAGGTGTGGAAAAATCCGTTCCGATTCTTGCACCCTATAAATTAGCCAGTAAAGAGGGAAAAGATTTTAAGACAATCATCCATTTTAATAATGGTAAAAAAATAGGGGGCGATCACATTGCTGTTATTGCAGGACCGTGCGCTATAGAAAGTAAAGAGCAAATTGTTGAAATCGCCAAAAGGGTAAGAGATGCAGGTGCAACCGCATTACGGGGAGGCGCATTTAAGCCACGAAGTAATCCCTATACCTTCCAGGGCCTCATGGAAGAAGGTCTCGTACACCTGGCCCGTGCCCGCGAAGCATCAGGTCTGCCCATCGTTACCGAGGTGCTTACTCCTGAACATGTAAAATTAGTGAGTAAATACAGTGATATATTACAAATCGGAACCCGTAATATGCAAAACTTCCTGCTTTTGCGGGCAGTAGGTGAGTCGGGAAAACCAGTAATTTTAAAGCGAGGAATGTCCGCTACGATTGAAGAATTCCTTTTAGCAGCAGAGTATATCCTGGCACAGAATAATCCGAATGTAATTCTTTGTGAACGGGGAATCCGAACATTTGAGACACACACCAGATTTACCTTATCGTTAAGCATTGTTCCACAACTTAAGGAAATGACACATCTCCCTATCATTGTAGACCCAAGTCATGGAACAGGAAAGAGAAGTCTTATTAATCCAATGTCAAAAGGTTCTATCGCTGTGGGTGCTGATGGTTTATTAATCGAAACTCATCCTGAACCTGAAAAGTCGTTCGTGGATGGTCCACAAACAATCACCCTCGAATCCTTTGATGAGCTGATGCAAGAGTTGAAACCTGTAGCAGAAGCCGTTGGAAGAAAAATATAA
- a CDS encoding pyridoxamine 5'-phosphate oxidase family protein, producing MRRKDKEITDRIEIEEVLSTATVGRLGTCANGIPYITPMNFTYDKETSKIFLHCANEGRKLDNIRVNQNVCFEVEEVKNVIIKQPTCGSSVAYRSVVLFGSIKILTDIHAKNNALQKLADKYAPQNPKAPFTDAMLSRTNVLEIEVKEMIGKRSPVKPMVPATTDPSKK from the coding sequence GTGAGAAGAAAAGATAAAGAAATAACGGATAGGATTGAGATCGAAGAGGTCCTTTCAACTGCTACTGTGGGAAGATTAGGGACATGCGCCAATGGGATTCCCTATATTACACCAATGAATTTCACCTATGACAAAGAGACCTCAAAGATTTTTCTCCATTGCGCAAATGAAGGAAGAAAGTTAGATAACATACGGGTTAATCAAAACGTTTGTTTTGAAGTAGAAGAGGTTAAAAATGTAATTATAAAGCAGCCTACCTGTGGTTCTTCTGTTGCTTATAGATCTGTCGTTCTATTTGGCAGTATAAAAATACTTACCGATATACATGCCAAGAACAATGCCCTTCAGAAGCTTGCCGATAAGTACGCACCACAAAATCCCAAAGCTCCTTTTACTGATGCAATGCTGAGTAGGACGAATGTGCTTGAGATAGAAGTTAAAGAAATGATTGGGAAAAGAAGTCCTGTTAAACCGATGGTACCTGCGACTACAGATCCGTCAAAAAAATAG
- a CDS encoding aminotransferase class I/II-fold pyridoxal phosphate-dependent enzyme, with the protein MEITASKRLQSIGAYAFAEVDKEVEKLKTMGITPIDFGVGDPTVPTPEIVRKAAQKGISLRKSSGYPSYIGALEFRQAIAQWIQKRFGVQMDPATEISSTIGSKEAVFNFPEGIVNPGDYVIIPSPGYPPYTRGTLFAEGIPYYVPLLAENKFLIDLKSIPEEICRKARILWINYPNSPSGAVAPLSYLREVVEFGKKYNIIIASDEAYSEIYFQEAPHSILEVTREGVIVFNSFSKRSAMTCYRIGWVAGDKRIIDIFKKVKTNIDSGTATFIQDGAIAALSDETHVEKMRAEYKIKRDLLVDAFHSINFPSCTPEATIYLWQKVPQGMSSVDFARKLLSPDIAIVTTPGAWISDKTENGLNPGEEYVRFALVPSIKNTREAARRIRKLLPKVL; encoded by the coding sequence ATGGAGATTACGGCATCAAAGAGGTTGCAGTCCATTGGTGCGTATGCCTTCGCAGAAGTTGATAAAGAAGTTGAAAAGTTAAAAACGATGGGTATAACCCCCATTGATTTTGGAGTTGGAGACCCTACGGTACCAACGCCTGAGATTGTACGTAAGGCGGCACAAAAAGGAATATCACTACGTAAATCATCCGGCTATCCTAGCTATATTGGCGCACTTGAATTCCGGCAAGCTATTGCCCAGTGGATTCAAAAAAGATTTGGTGTGCAGATGGATCCGGCCACAGAAATCTCATCAACCATTGGTTCAAAAGAAGCTGTATTTAATTTTCCTGAGGGAATTGTCAACCCGGGCGACTATGTGATTATACCCTCTCCTGGCTATCCACCCTATACGCGGGGTACTTTGTTTGCCGAAGGTATTCCCTATTATGTACCACTTCTTGCTGAAAATAAGTTTCTCATAGACTTGAAGTCCATTCCGGAAGAAATCTGCAGGAAGGCAAGGATTCTCTGGATTAATTATCCGAACAGTCCCAGTGGGGCTGTAGCTCCTTTGTCGTATTTAAGAGAAGTTGTAGAATTTGGTAAAAAATATAACATCATTATTGCCTCAGATGAGGCCTATAGCGAGATTTATTTTCAAGAGGCTCCTCATAGTATCCTGGAGGTTACCAGGGAAGGTGTTATCGTATTTAATTCCTTCTCTAAGAGGAGCGCCATGACTTGCTATCGGATTGGCTGGGTTGCCGGTGATAAGCGGATTATCGATATATTTAAAAAGGTAAAAACCAATATTGATTCTGGTACGGCCACATTTATTCAGGATGGAGCTATTGCCGCCCTCAGTGATGAGACCCACGTGGAAAAGATGAGAGCGGAATATAAAATCAAAAGAGACTTGCTGGTTGATGCATTTCACTCTATCAATTTCCCAAGTTGTACCCCGGAGGCTACCATTTATTTGTGGCAAAAGGTACCTCAAGGCATGAGTTCTGTAGACTTTGCCAGGAAACTGCTTTCGCCTGATATTGCTATTGTAACGACTCCGGGTGCATGGATTAGTGATAAGACAGAAAATGGATTAAATCCCGGTGAGGAATATGTACGTTTTGCCCTGGTACCAAGCATTAAAAATACCAGGGAGGCAGCACGGCGAATTAGAAAATTATTACCAAAGGTCTTATAA
- the trpS gene encoding tryptophan--tRNA ligase, with product MKKRLFSGIQPSGDVHIGNYLGAIKNWVRLIDQYECIFCIVDYHAVTIEYNPGDMQKRILNAAAVNIASGLDPDRCIVFVQSYVPEHTELAWILNTITPMGHLERMTQFKDKSKQNAENINAGLFTYPILQAADILIYKSEAVPVGEDQVQHIELAREIVRKFNARYGETFPEPKEILSEASRIMGLDGKAKMSKSLGNYISLVETPESIGKKLSTAVTDENRKRRTDAGNPDICNLFTLHKHFSKKEQIETINGACRTAEIGCVECKKILSNNMAEALTPIRLKYEQLVNDQDYLLSILHTGARRCKEMAGDTMSEVKRKMGLI from the coding sequence ATGAAAAAGCGTTTATTTAGTGGAATTCAGCCTAGTGGTGATGTGCATATTGGCAACTACTTAGGAGCCATTAAGAATTGGGTACGACTGATTGATCAGTATGAGTGTATCTTTTGCATTGTAGACTATCATGCAGTTACTATTGAATACAATCCGGGAGATATGCAAAAGAGAATCCTGAATGCAGCAGCAGTCAATATTGCATCTGGCTTGGACCCTGACCGATGCATTGTTTTCGTTCAATCATACGTGCCAGAACATACCGAGCTTGCATGGATATTAAACACGATAACTCCTATGGGCCATCTGGAGCGTATGACCCAATTTAAAGATAAATCAAAACAGAACGCCGAAAATATTAATGCAGGGTTGTTTACCTATCCTATCTTGCAAGCTGCTGATATTTTAATTTATAAGAGTGAGGCTGTTCCTGTCGGTGAGGATCAGGTTCAGCATATTGAGCTTGCACGGGAAATTGTGAGAAAATTCAATGCACGGTATGGAGAAACGTTTCCGGAACCGAAAGAAATCCTTTCTGAAGCCTCACGGATTATGGGGCTTGATGGTAAGGCAAAGATGAGTAAGAGTCTCGGGAATTACATATCGCTGGTAGAAACGCCTGAATCAATAGGGAAAAAACTCTCGACGGCTGTAACCGATGAGAACAGAAAAAGGCGCACTGACGCTGGTAATCCTGATATTTGTAATTTATTTACCCTGCACAAGCATTTTTCCAAAAAAGAACAGATTGAGACTATCAATGGAGCGTGTCGTACTGCTGAGATTGGCTGTGTTGAATGTAAAAAGATTTTGTCGAATAATATGGCTGAAGCACTGACTCCTATTCGTCTGAAATACGAGCAGTTGGTCAACGACCAGGATTACCTGTTAAGTATCTTACACACGGGTGCCAGAAGATGTAAGGAAATGGCAGGAGATACTATGAGCGAAGTAAAAAGGAAGATGGGTCTGATTTAA